One genomic region from candidate division WOR-3 bacterium encodes:
- a CDS encoding tetratricopeptide repeat protein, whose protein sequence is MKEDLFDQAKLLMLSQNYKEAREILEKLYKENPSDPDIIYHLALLMDILNENEEAINLYKKLLEIIPEHKEAKERLQKLMED, encoded by the coding sequence ATGAAAGAAGATCTTTTTGATCAAGCAAAGCTTTTAATGCTCTCGCAAAATTATAAAGAAGCAAGAGAAATTCTTGAAAAACTATACAAAGAGAATCCATCTGATCCAGATATAATATACCATCTTGCACTTTTAATGGATATTCTCAACGAAAACGAAGAAGCTATAAACCTTTATAAAAAACTTTTAGAAATTATACCTGAGCATAAGGAAGCAAAGGAAAGACTTCAAAAATTGATGGAGGATTGA
- a CDS encoding ATP-binding protein yields MELIDLLNESKGIAEVIKNLKNFLEEKINSEINLIEPEKIKGFLEVKELKKLLFDKEEVIKNGNIYIPLHDNEKIYTIISFSLKEDVKIGEIKKILYTTSIFIKNYRLFEDAKNEIFKLNFLFNFHRSLEAQIRENIENSLKELSYLLNLNGIYFKTKNFNIKIGTLEKLDEEKIQEIIPPFETHGESIIYEEKKLFSFSKSKTILFVDKEFLNEEEKEFLNSIVNLSEEWYEEKLLFSSDFFEKIISLNFNESLKFFKSYLSERFNVYETKVFIKEEEKYKSLEDRTEFKEKKDFNIFELKTSQAEYLVSFKGEKSYINPVFLSHILDILNLKKKTENLNKLNRVLMRIIDIVPYHQNIEDLLYNVGYIIKDELDILYVGFLLREEEDYLRMKVGIGYEDFEELSKRRLKIGVEGLSGHAVQRKEIIYAPDVSKDIRYIPASPLVKSEVVLPLIVDKEAIGVMVISSPKIDGFSKEDIEIFERISKLISSFLAYRKAIDEYKKELSILKGEEEFIDIILKNIPVGIIYADRDLYVKRVNFAAIYTLKLKEEEIKGSILCRIFEEHEPGGSNCIFRRSIEERIPLIKKNVEIKRGEEKIPLSLSSTFIYEKERIKGFILMIEDIKEVVALEEQLRRTERLSAIGRIAAHMAHEIKNPLASISVGIEYIYSSLQDDDPKKKHLGVILKEISRLDRLIKNLLSFARRPPLKRKRINIKEMIEEIVIFYSQEFREKKVDFYLSLPKYELIAYIDEDQMKEVLENLIRNALEAMPEGGKLTLQAGEKTGGIIFISIEDTGVGIEPSELAHIFEPFYTTKKGGSGLGLAIVHRIIEDHGAKIYVESEKGKGTKFLIELPK; encoded by the coding sequence ATGGAATTAATTGATTTATTAAATGAATCAAAAGGTATAGCAGAAGTAATTAAAAACTTGAAAAATTTTCTTGAAGAAAAAATTAATTCTGAAATAAATCTTATTGAACCAGAAAAAATAAAAGGTTTTCTTGAAGTAAAGGAATTGAAAAAATTATTGTTTGATAAAGAGGAAGTTATAAAAAATGGAAATATTTATATTCCTCTTCATGACAATGAGAAAATATACACAATAATTTCTTTTTCTTTAAAAGAAGATGTAAAAATAGGGGAAATAAAGAAAATACTCTATACAACATCTATTTTTATAAAAAATTATAGACTTTTTGAAGATGCCAAAAATGAAATATTTAAACTGAACTTTCTCTTCAATTTCCATAGGTCCTTAGAAGCTCAAATAAGGGAGAATATTGAAAATTCTTTAAAAGAACTATCCTATCTTTTAAATTTAAATGGAATCTATTTTAAAACTAAAAATTTTAATATAAAAATTGGAACTTTAGAAAAATTAGATGAGGAGAAAATTCAAGAAATAATTCCCCCTTTTGAAACTCACGGAGAAAGTATTATTTATGAGGAAAAAAAGTTATTTTCCTTTTCAAAAAGTAAAACAATACTTTTTGTAGATAAAGAATTTTTAAATGAAGAGGAAAAGGAATTTTTAAATTCAATCGTTAATCTATCAGAGGAGTGGTATGAAGAAAAACTCTTATTTTCATCAGACTTTTTTGAAAAAATTATCTCTTTAAACTTTAATGAATCCTTAAAGTTTTTCAAAAGTTACCTTAGTGAAAGATTTAATGTTTATGAAACAAAAGTTTTTATAAAAGAGGAAGAAAAATATAAGTCCCTTGAGGATAGAACAGAATTTAAAGAAAAAAAAGATTTTAATATCTTTGAATTAAAAACCTCTCAAGCTGAATACCTTGTTTCTTTCAAAGGAGAAAAAAGTTATATAAATCCGGTATTTCTATCCCATATATTAGATATTTTAAATTTAAAGAAAAAAACTGAAAATTTAAATAAACTTAACAGGGTATTGATGCGAATAATAGATATAGTGCCTTATCATCAAAATATTGAAGATCTCTTATACAATGTAGGTTATATAATAAAAGATGAATTAGACATTTTATATGTTGGTTTTCTTTTAAGGGAAGAAGAGGATTATTTAAGAATGAAAGTTGGAATTGGTTATGAGGATTTTGAGGAGCTCTCAAAGAGGAGACTAAAAATAGGTGTTGAGGGACTTTCAGGACATGCTGTTCAGAGAAAGGAGATTATTTACGCACCTGATGTTTCAAAAGATATAAGGTATATTCCAGCATCACCCCTTGTTAAATCAGAGGTTGTTTTGCCCTTAATTGTTGATAAAGAAGCAATTGGAGTGATGGTAATTTCTTCACCTAAGATTGATGGTTTTTCAAAGGAAGATATTGAAATTTTTGAAAGAATATCAAAATTGATTTCGAGTTTTTTGGCTTATAGAAAGGCTATAGATGAATACAAAAAGGAATTATCTATTTTAAAAGGAGAAGAAGAATTTATAGATATAATTTTAAAAAATATTCCAGTTGGTATAATTTATGCAGATAGAGACCTTTATGTTAAGAGGGTGAATTTTGCTGCAATTTATACTTTAAAGTTAAAAGAGGAGGAAATAAAGGGAAGCATTCTTTGTAGGATATTTGAAGAACACGAACCAGGAGGTTCAAATTGTATTTTTAGAAGAAGTATTGAGGAGAGAATCCCCCTTATAAAGAAAAATGTAGAAATAAAAAGAGGTGAAGAAAAAATTCCTCTTTCCCTTTCTTCAACTTTCATTTATGAAAAAGAAAGAATAAAGGGTTTTATACTTATGATTGAAGATATAAAAGAAGTGGTTGCACTTGAAGAACAGTTAAGAAGAACTGAAAGACTCTCAGCAATTGGAAGGATTGCAGCTCACATGGCACATGAGATTAAAAATCCACTTGCAAGTATATCAGTTGGTATTGAGTATATATATTCCAGTTTACAGGATGATGATCCAAAGAAAAAACATCTTGGAGTTATATTAAAGGAAATTTCAAGGCTTGATAGATTGATTAAAAACCTATTATCCTTTGCAAGGAGACCCCCTCTTAAAAGGAAAAGGATAAATATAAAAGAAATGATTGAAGAAATCGTAATTTTTTACAGTCAGGAATTCAGAGAGAAAAAAGTTGATTTTTATCTCAGTTTACCCAAATACGAGCTTATAGCCTATATTGATGAAGACCAGATGAAGGAAGTATTGGAAAATTTAATAAGAAACGCATTAGAAGCAATGCCAGAAGGAGGAAAACTTACCTTACAGGCAGGTGAAAAAACAGGAGGTATAATATTTATAAGTATAGAAGATACAGGTGTGGGAATTGAACCCTCTGAACTTGCCCATATATTTGAACCCTTTTATACAACAAAAAAGGGAGGATCCGGTTTGGGGCTTGCAATAGTCCACAGAATTATTGAGGATCACGGAGCGAAAATATATGTAGAAAGCGAAAAAGGAAAAGGAACCAAATTCTTAATTGAATTACCTAAATAA
- a CDS encoding HD domain-containing phosphohydrolase: MKEEKWRILVVDDEETLANFIVKNITQDNLDYEVRVAYNGSDALKIIEGFLPHLILQDIRLPDTTGIEILKAAKALDPDIQVIMMTAYASLESSIEALKAGAYDYLIKPFKVETLKNVIKNALGKRKLQEENKRLLNELTRLNKELSIANEKLKAQKAEVDKKLEEKINKLSILHHLSEKLQSELYLEKLIPLIIEGAMEIAGKKDCAFLLKENSYFFVKEVYGFDNLIKRDDKLNLETEKESFIIKYKEGDIREIMMIPLETNEGVIGALMIGNRMEESLSELKEELSIYANHVSVSIQNAFLFKKLERSYIESLMALVKATEAKDPSLRGHSQRVSELAVKFAKNLNLNEEDIKNIRYAALLHDVGKIGIREYLLDKPGTLTREEMEMMKEHIQIGLDILKPIAFLKPVLPFIKYHHENWDGSGYPDGLKGDEIPLGAQIISLCDVYDAITHERSYADKLDKKEAIKLLRELKGYKFKPELVEKFIEMMEEI, from the coding sequence ATGAAAGAAGAAAAATGGAGAATACTTGTGGTAGATGATGAAGAGACACTGGCTAATTTTATTGTAAAAAACATTACACAGGATAATCTTGATTATGAGGTGAGAGTAGCCTATAATGGCTCTGATGCTCTAAAAATAATTGAGGGGTTTTTACCTCATCTTATATTACAGGATATAAGACTACCTGATACAACGGGAATTGAAATTTTAAAGGCAGCAAAGGCTCTTGATCCTGATATTCAGGTAATTATGATGACTGCTTATGCATCTCTTGAAAGTTCAATTGAAGCCTTAAAGGCTGGTGCTTATGATTATTTAATAAAACCCTTTAAAGTTGAAACCTTAAAAAATGTTATTAAAAATGCACTGGGAAAAAGAAAATTACAGGAAGAAAATAAAAGACTTCTTAATGAATTAACTAGGTTAAACAAGGAACTTTCAATTGCAAATGAAAAATTAAAAGCTCAAAAAGCAGAAGTTGATAAAAAACTGGAAGAAAAAATTAATAAGTTATCAATTCTGCACCACTTAAGTGAGAAACTTCAATCCGAACTTTACCTTGAAAAACTTATACCCCTTATAATTGAAGGAGCAATGGAAATAGCAGGTAAAAAAGACTGTGCCTTTCTTTTAAAAGAAAACTCTTACTTTTTTGTTAAAGAAGTTTATGGTTTTGATAATTTAATTAAAAGGGATGATAAACTTAACCTTGAAACAGAAAAGGAAAGTTTCATAATTAAATATAAGGAAGGGGATATAAGAGAAATAATGATGATTCCCCTTGAAACAAATGAAGGGGTTATTGGTGCTTTAATGATCGGTAACAGGATGGAAGAGAGTTTATCAGAGTTAAAAGAAGAACTATCAATTTATGCGAATCATGTTTCAGTCTCAATTCAAAATGCCTTTCTCTTTAAAAAACTTGAAAGAAGCTATATAGAATCCCTTATGGCTCTTGTTAAAGCAACAGAGGCAAAGGATCCTTCCTTAAGAGGTCATTCACAGAGAGTATCTGAGCTTGCTGTTAAATTTGCTAAAAATTTAAATTTAAACGAAGAAGATATTAAAAATATAAGATATGCAGCACTTCTTCATGATGTTGGTAAAATTGGAATAAGGGAATATTTACTTGATAAACCTGGCACTTTAACAAGAGAAGAAATGGAAATGATGAAGGAACACATTCAAATAGGCCTTGATATACTAAAGCCTATTGCCTTTTTAAAACCTGTACTTCCCTTTATAAAATATCACCATGAAAACTGGGACGGTTCTGGTTATCCTGATGGGTTAAAGGGTGATGAGATTCCATTAGGTGCACAGATTATTTCTTTATGTGATGTTTATGATGCAATCACTCATGAAAGAAGTTATGCAGATAAATTAGATAAAAAGGAGGCAATAAAACTTTTAAGAGAATTAAAGGGATACAAATTTAAACCTGAACTTGTTGAAAAATTTATAGAAATGATGGAGGAGATTTGA
- a CDS encoding response regulator produces the protein MKKLKILVVEDEGPLSFFVSQTLKEEHDVILARTGEEALEKFVPGEYDLIITDIKLPGISGLELLAKIQMQDPDIKSIVVTAYDSFETREKVKNLNADAFLPKPFTVQTLREAIKKIFKE, from the coding sequence ATGAAAAAATTAAAAATTCTTGTGGTGGAGGATGAGGGTCCTTTATCTTTTTTTGTTTCCCAGACATTAAAAGAGGAGCACGATGTAATCCTCGCAAGAACAGGAGAAGAAGCCCTTGAGAAATTTGTTCCAGGGGAGTATGATCTTATTATAACTGACATAAAATTACCAGGAATTTCAGGCCTGGAACTTTTGGCAAAAATTCAGATGCAGGACCCTGATATAAAATCAATAGTTGTTACAGCTTATGATTCTTTTGAAACAAGAGAAAAAGTTAAAAATTTAAACGCAGATGCCTTTTTACCTAAACCATTTACAGTACAGACTCTGAGAGAAGCAATTAAAAAAATATTTAAAGAATAA
- the folP gene encoding dihydropteroate synthase has translation MNFSFKEGELILSEPKIMGILNVTPDSFYDGGKYFDLDKALERGKEIFEQGADIIDIGGESSRPFSEPVSLEEELKRVIPVIERLRKKIDIPISIDTRKSKVAEEALKRGANIVNDISGLRDDPEMIKVIKKFDAGIIIMHIRGTPKNMQENPFYEDTIKEIKEELKEKIDFALKNGIKREKIVIDPGIGFGKRVIDNLLILKNIDEFKKFGVPILVGHSRKSFIGKILELEKPEDRLIGTLAVTAYLFLKKVNIIRVHDVLETKQVFRILESILNPNGH, from the coding sequence GTGAATTTCTCTTTTAAAGAAGGTGAATTAATTCTTTCAGAACCAAAAATAATGGGTATTTTGAATGTAACTCCTGATTCCTTTTATGATGGTGGAAAGTATTTTGATTTAGATAAAGCTCTCGAAAGGGGTAAAGAAATTTTTGAGCAAGGTGCAGATATAATTGATATAGGAGGTGAGTCTTCAAGACCTTTCTCGGAGCCTGTTTCTCTTGAAGAAGAATTAAAAAGAGTGATACCAGTTATTGAAAGATTAAGAAAAAAAATAGATATTCCAATTTCAATAGATACAAGAAAGTCAAAGGTGGCTGAAGAAGCTTTAAAAAGAGGAGCAAATATAGTTAATGATATTTCAGGATTAAGGGATGATCCAGAAATGATTAAAGTTATAAAAAAATTTGATGCAGGTATAATAATAATGCATATAAGGGGGACACCAAAAAATATGCAGGAAAACCCATTCTATGAGGATACAATAAAAGAAATTAAAGAGGAACTTAAAGAGAAAATAGACTTTGCCTTGAAAAATGGGATTAAAAGAGAAAAAATAGTTATAGATCCAGGTATAGGTTTCGGAAAAAGGGTAATTGATAACCTTTTAATTTTGAAAAATATAGATGAATTTAAAAAGTTTGGGGTTCCTATATTAGTGGGTCATTCAAGAAAGTCCTTTATAGGGAAAATACTTGAATTAGAAAAACCTGAGGATAGATTAATAGGTACTCTTGCAGTTACTGCCTATTTATTTTTAAAAAAAGTAAACATAATAAGAGTACATGATGTACTTGAAACTAAACAAGTTTTTAGAATTTTAGAATCTATACTAAATCCTAATGGGCATTAA
- the dnaN gene encoding DNA polymerase III subunit beta, whose amino-acid sequence MKFKILKEDFLKMIESVYHAIPSKAALPILENIKLETKGNEVNLFSTNLNFSLKVKGKADVEEEGAICIKGKELKEIASRLKNEKILIEKRDERELLIHTSLGEYSFFIQPPEEFPSIEEIDLKEGIEVPSNLILEGIEKVSFCVAKNDSRQFLNNILLDLKKNKLSFVSSDSHKLGVYEIEIENKGIEGEYLLDPKSFDFLKDYKNETIKIFFSETKVQFNFSNGYEIVNLVDDKFPDYRAVVPSETPYRLKIVREDLIESLRRLSVFTTPPNHPVQFSLTPESLIIRAVSGEVGEGYEKLKGFYEGDKIEIGFNSHYLLDILRHIDEDVVEIGITGSESASLIKGIGANNYFYLLMPIRI is encoded by the coding sequence ATGAAATTTAAAATTTTAAAGGAAGACTTTCTGAAAATGATTGAAAGTGTATATCATGCTATTCCTTCAAAGGCAGCATTGCCAATTCTTGAAAACATAAAGTTAGAAACAAAGGGAAACGAAGTTAATCTTTTTTCCACAAATTTAAACTTTTCTTTAAAAGTTAAGGGAAAGGCAGATGTTGAGGAGGAAGGAGCAATTTGTATAAAAGGAAAAGAATTAAAGGAAATAGCTTCAAGACTTAAAAATGAAAAAATTTTAATAGAAAAAAGAGATGAAAGGGAGCTTTTAATTCATACTTCCTTAGGTGAATACAGTTTTTTTATTCAGCCACCTGAAGAGTTTCCCTCAATTGAGGAGATAGATTTAAAGGAAGGGATTGAGGTCCCATCAAATTTAATATTAGAAGGTATAGAAAAAGTTTCATTCTGTGTAGCAAAGAATGATTCAAGACAATTTTTAAATAATATTTTACTGGACTTAAAGAAGAATAAACTTTCTTTTGTTTCCTCTGATTCACATAAACTCGGAGTCTATGAGATAGAAATTGAAAATAAAGGTATAGAAGGCGAATATTTACTAGATCCAAAGAGTTTTGATTTTCTTAAAGATTACAAAAATGAAACAATTAAAATATTTTTCTCTGAAACCAAAGTTCAATTTAATTTCAGTAATGGATATGAAATAGTAAATCTTGTGGATGATAAATTTCCTGATTACAGGGCAGTTGTCCCCTCAGAAACTCCTTACAGATTAAAAATCGTAAGGGAAGATTTAATAGAAAGTTTAAGGAGACTATCAGTTTTTACTACACCTCCTAATCATCCTGTACAATTTTCCCTTACGCCTGAATCATTAATTATAAGGGCAGTCTCAGGTGAGGTAGGAGAAGGATACGAAAAGTTAAAAGGTTTCTATGAAGGAGATAAAATTGAAATTGGTTTTAACTCTCATTATTTGCTTGATATTTTAAGACATATAGATGAAGATGTGGTAGAAATAGGTATTACTGGAAGTGAAAGTGCAAGTTTAATAAAGGGCATAGGCGCTAATAATTACTTTTATCTTTTAATGCCCATTAGGATTTAG
- the dnaA gene encoding chromosomal replication initiator protein DnaA → MKGKTLWEKIVEKLKKELSEQEFRLFEKVNGGDIEEDHKLKIFCPDEYTKDIIEKAFGAKLKRILSDLDYPMIELVFEIKGDGKAEEIKNIKFKDEEIKKEGIHYGLNPVYTFENFVPGKNSEMAYTTARAVAHAPGKEYNPLFIYGGVGLGKTHLLHAIGNDILKRKKNFKILLITTEELISKIVDAIQKRKMNEFRSKVRSFDVLLIDDIHFLSGAEFSQEALFHIFNSFYNEKKQVVFTADRAPWEMDNIAERLVDRFSWGLVTDIKPPEYETRLAILKLKAEEKGLEISEDVLELIARNVKKNVRLLESCIAKLYAIQSLKRIKITLPMAQKYLSDIFSSAAINEPDDVVRVVSEYYNIPKTEITGKKQKKELVQARQVSMFIMKNVFNMTVVEIAKYFDKDHTTVLHAINKIESQIQKNEKLKEDIMEIEKMLKRV, encoded by the coding sequence ATGAAAGGTAAAACCCTGTGGGAAAAAATAGTTGAAAAATTGAAAAAGGAGCTTTCTGAACAGGAATTCAGGTTATTTGAAAAGGTAAATGGTGGAGATATTGAGGAAGATCATAAGCTCAAAATTTTCTGTCCTGATGAGTATACCAAGGACATAATAGAAAAGGCTTTTGGGGCTAAGTTAAAAAGAATACTTTCAGATCTTGATTATCCAATGATTGAGTTAGTTTTTGAAATTAAAGGGGATGGAAAAGCTGAGGAAATCAAGAATATAAAATTCAAAGATGAAGAAATCAAAAAGGAGGGAATTCATTATGGATTAAATCCAGTTTATACTTTTGAAAATTTTGTTCCAGGGAAAAATAGTGAAATGGCTTATACTACTGCCAGGGCTGTAGCTCATGCACCTGGTAAGGAGTACAACCCTTTATTTATTTATGGTGGGGTTGGTCTTGGAAAAACACATCTTCTGCACGCTATAGGTAATGATATTTTAAAAAGAAAAAAGAACTTTAAGATTTTATTAATAACAACTGAGGAGCTCATATCTAAAATTGTTGATGCAATTCAAAAAAGAAAAATGAATGAATTTAGAAGCAAAGTAAGAAGCTTTGATGTCCTTTTGATTGATGACATTCATTTTCTCTCCGGAGCTGAATTTTCCCAGGAAGCTTTATTCCATATATTTAACTCTTTTTATAATGAAAAAAAACAGGTAGTATTCACTGCAGACAGAGCACCCTGGGAAATGGATAATATAGCAGAAAGACTTGTGGACAGATTCTCCTGGGGTCTTGTAACTGATATAAAACCTCCTGAATATGAAACAAGGCTCGCTATTTTAAAACTTAAGGCTGAAGAGAAGGGGCTTGAAATTTCTGAGGATGTTTTAGAATTAATAGCAAGAAATGTAAAGAAGAATGTAAGGCTTCTTGAAAGTTGTATAGCAAAATTATACGCAATACAATCTCTTAAAAGAATAAAAATAACTCTCCCAATGGCTCAAAAATATCTAAGTGATATATTCTCTTCAGCCGCTATAAATGAGCCTGATGATGTAGTAAGAGTGGTTTCTGAATATTACAATATTCCAAAAACTGAAATAACTGGAAAGAAACAAAAAAAAGAGCTGGTTCAAGCGAGGCAGGTAAGCATGTTTATAATGAAAAATGTTTTCAATATGACTGTAGTGGAAATTGCAAAATACTTTGATAAAGACCATACAACTGTTTTACATGCAATAAACAAAATTGAATCCCAGATTCAGAAAAATGAAAAGTTAAAAGAAGATATTATGGAAATTGAAAAAATGTTGAAAAGAGTGTAG
- a CDS encoding YegS/Rv2252/BmrU family lipid kinase, with protein MRVGIILNPYSGSGKSNKILRWLKEKLKGDRYSYFIEILEKGKSIRENLLRLWEKKVSKIIVLGGDGTLFHIINNIPKNFNIPFSLFPSGSGNDFIKTIFRNKKDISFFYEVFKRGIIKSTYTGEVITKNKRYFFVNAAGIGFDAKIAKRALKIRSLRGLLRYLLSLFIELRGKISYEMEIEDREKVLKGKYLILGLGIGKYLGGGFYLFPDASPFDNKLSICIIKDMDKINVFKKLPHAIKGTHLSLPECIYFKREDINLKLKEEIFIQLDGEVFKLKDNEIKAKISDIKFNLLYI; from the coding sequence ATTAGAGTCGGAATAATTCTTAACCCTTATTCAGGTTCAGGAAAATCTAATAAAATTTTAAGATGGTTAAAAGAAAAATTAAAAGGTGATAGATATAGTTATTTTATTGAAATTCTGGAAAAAGGTAAAAGTATTAGGGAAAATTTATTAAGGTTATGGGAGAAAAAGGTAAGCAAAATAATTGTTTTAGGGGGTGATGGAACACTTTTTCACATTATAAATAATATACCAAAAAATTTTAATATTCCTTTTTCTCTTTTTCCTTCTGGTTCAGGTAATGATTTTATAAAAACAATTTTTCGAAATAAAAAGGATATTTCCTTTTTTTATGAAGTTTTTAAAAGAGGAATTATTAAAAGTACCTATACGGGTGAAGTAATAACTAAAAATAAAAGATATTTTTTTGTGAACGCAGCAGGGATTGGTTTTGACGCTAAAATTGCAAAAAGAGCTCTTAAAATAAGGTCTCTAAGGGGTTTATTGAGGTATCTTCTTTCACTTTTTATAGAGTTAAGGGGAAAAATTTCCTATGAGATGGAAATAGAAGATAGGGAGAAAGTTTTAAAGGGAAAATATTTGATACTGGGTTTAGGTATAGGGAAATATTTGGGTGGTGGTTTCTATTTATTTCCAGATGCTTCTCCCTTTGATAATAAACTTTCTATATGTATTATTAAAGATATGGATAAGATAAATGTTTTTAAAAAATTGCCCCATGCAATTAAGGGAACACACCTTTCTTTACCAGAGTGTATTTATTTTAAAAGAGAAGATATAAATCTAAAATTAAAAGAAGAAATATTCATTCAATTGGATGGAGAGGTTTTTAAACTTAAAGATAATGAAATAAAAGCAAAGATCTCAGATATAAAATTCAATCTTCTTTATATCTGA
- the recA gene encoding recombinase RecA, which produces MKDDRKKALEIAIKQIEKIHGKGAIMRLGEKELIKVPVISTGSISLDLALGIGGYPRGRIIEIFGPEASGKTTLALHAIAEVQKEGGIAAFIDAEHALDPVYAEKLGVNLSELWISQPDTGEQALEIAETLVRSGAVDLIVVDSVAALVPKAEITGEMGEAHVGLQARLMSQAMRKLAGVLNKSKTCAIFINQIRHRIGVLYGNPETTPGGLALKFHASLRLEIKKVETIKSDEEVIGNRVKVKVVKNKLAPPFKEATFDILYGKGISKESELIDLAVEKGIIQKSGAWYAYKGRQLGQGKDNVRKILEEDKKLFEEIEKELKKELFEKDIKEEKKD; this is translated from the coding sequence ATGAAGGATGATAGAAAAAAAGCACTCGAGATAGCTATAAAGCAAATAGAAAAAATTCATGGTAAGGGAGCAATAATGAGATTAGGAGAGAAAGAATTAATAAAAGTACCTGTAATTTCTACGGGTTCAATATCCCTTGACCTTGCACTTGGAATAGGTGGTTATCCAAGGGGAAGAATAATTGAAATTTTTGGACCTGAGGCATCGGGAAAAACAACCCTTGCATTACATGCAATTGCTGAGGTTCAAAAAGAGGGTGGGATTGCAGCCTTTATAGATGCTGAACATGCTCTTGACCCTGTTTATGCTGAAAAACTTGGTGTTAATCTTTCTGAATTATGGATCTCTCAACCAGATACAGGGGAGCAGGCTCTTGAAATTGCAGAAACTCTTGTTCGTTCAGGAGCTGTGGACTTAATAGTTGTTGATTCAGTTGCTGCCCTTGTTCCAAAAGCAGAAATAACAGGTGAAATGGGAGAAGCTCATGTGGGACTTCAGGCAAGGCTTATGTCCCAGGCTATGAGAAAACTTGCAGGAGTATTAAATAAATCAAAAACCTGTGCGATATTTATAAACCAGATAAGACATAGAATAGGAGTTTTATATGGAAATCCTGAAACAACTCCAGGGGGTCTTGCTTTAAAGTTCCATGCTTCTTTAAGGCTTGAAATAAAGAAAGTTGAAACAATCAAATCAGATGAGGAAGTAATAGGAAATAGGGTGAAGGTAAAGGTTGTTAAAAATAAACTCGCACCACCTTTTAAAGAGGCTACTTTTGATATTTTATATGGAAAGGGAATATCAAAAGAAAGTGAATTAATTGATCTTGCTGTGGAAAAAGGAATTATTCAGAAATCAGGGGCCTGGTATGCTTATAAGGGGAGACAACTTGGTCAGGGAAAAGATAATGTAAGAAAAATTCTTGAAGAAGATAAAAAACTATTTGAGGAAATTGAAAAAGAGTTAAAAAAAGAACTTTTTGAAAAGGATATAAAGGAAGAGAAAAAAGATTAG